From the genome of Amycolatopsis camponoti:
CGTCAGCGAGTAGGCGCGCCAGTGGTGGACGCCGTCGATGACCACCCCCAGCCGCACGTACTGCCCGGGCCGGTGCCCGACCCAGTCGAAGCCCGGCCGGATCAGCACGGTCGCCGCGCCACCCCGTTCGGGCTCGACGCGCTCGACGCGCCCGCGCAGCTCCCGGGTCGACCACAGGGGGTTGATCAGCTCGAGGTAGTCGTCCGGGCGCAGGGGCGTGAAGAGCCAGCGCACCGCACGCAGTGCCCGGCGCCGCAGCGGCGACGCCGGGGGACGCATTCCCACTTCAGCCATGCTCATTGAGTGTACAGACGTGCACTCAACTCGCAGCGCGGGTGATGTGAAACGTTTAAGCCAGCGGCACGCCGACGAGCCGGTAAGGGCGCAGGACGACCGGCCCGAAGAGGCCAGACGCGAGCGCCTGGCCGCGCGCGTTGGCGCCGGTGTTCGTGACGCGCACCCGCACGCGGTTGCGGCCGGGGCGCAGAGCGGCGGTCACGTCGACCCGGTACGGCGGCCACAGCCGGGACCCGCCGGCTTGGCCGTTGACCTCCACTTCGGCCACCTCGTGGACCTCGCCGAGGTCGAGCGTCCACCGCCGGCCGGGGACGGCGGGCACGTCGAACTCCGTTTCGTACCAAGCTGATCCGGAGTACCCGGCGTCGACGTCGGTCCACGAGCCGAGCGGGCGGGTGGTGACCGGCGCGCCCGGGCGGTCGAAGCGGAAGGTCCAGTCGCCGCTCACCGGGACGGAGGCGAGGGCGTCGGAAACCGTCGCCGCGCCCGAGTAGGTCCGCGCGCCGTCCGTCGCGGTGACGGTGACGCGGCCCGGCCCGCTCGCGCGCACGATCGCGCCGCGGCCGTCGATGCGCTCCACCGGCGCCGACGCGGACACCGCGTGCAGCGGCTCCCGCCCGCCGCGGAAGACCACCAGCACGGCCGCTTTCGGCTCCAGCCGCAGCGGCACCGCCGTGGTGGCGCCGGTTTTCCGCCAGACGCCGGCCGGGGCCGCCGACCCGGTGTCGGGGTCCCACACCTCGGGGGTTCCGGTCGCCGGGAACGTCGCGGTCAGCTCGACGGTGTCGGCGCGCTCGCTCACCACCACGAACGCCTGCTCGCCCCGGTTTTCCAGACGCAGCAAGCGGATGTCGGTGTGGGGCGGGTCCAAAGCGGCCGCCGCGCCACCGGCGGCGACCGCCGCGGCCGCGGCCCGGCCCGGATCGGCCGCCCGGGTGACCGAGCGCGTCGCGAACAGCTCGGCCAGCGCGGCACGCAGGCCCGGATCGTCGCCGCCGGCTTCGCGAGCCGCCGGTGTGCCGGTGACGACCACGACGCCGCCACCGCGGGCGAACCGGGTCAGCGTCCGCACCGCGCCGAGGGCCAGGACCGGCGTCTCCGGCACGACGACGATCCGGTACGCCTGCCGCCCGACGACCAGCTTCGGCCCGTTCGGCCGGGCGTGGGTCACCAGCGCGGGGTCGGCGTCGAGCGCGCCTTCGTCGAGGAGGTCGAAGTCCACCTGGACGTCTTCGAGCGCGTGCGCGGCGGTCAGGAAGGCCGTGTCGAGCACGGCCATCGCGGGAGTGTCCTGAGTGGACTCCGCGGCGCGTTGCGGTTGCAGCAGCGCGGTCCGCGCCGCGGCCGGCGCGCGGCAGGCTTCCATCAGCCTGCCGATCCAGTCGTTCAGCGGTGCGGACACCGGCCACCACGGGTTGGCGGGCTGGAACGGCGGCGGGTAGACGATCTGGTTCTCGTCGCTGAACCGCGCGTGCAGCAGCGTGTGGTTGACCCCGCGCACGGCGAAGGCGCCGACGACCTCGCGGACGAACGCCGGGGTCACCGGCCACCCGGTCCCGCCCATGGCCTCGAGGTAGACGCGCTCGAGCCCCAGCTGGTGCGCGGTGCTGGCCGGGAACCGCGACAGCGTCCGGTGGTAGCCGCGCTGGTAGTGGTCGAAGATCAGGTCGGTGCCGGGCAGCTGCGCCCACTGGTTGTTCGCGTTGAGGTTGCCGGAGCTCTGGAGCTGTTCGCCCGGGCCGTATTCGTCCCACAGCGGGTTGGAGATGAACTCGACGCCGTGGTCGGCCATCCAGGTGCCCTGGGTGCGGTAGTAGGCGGCGGCGAACCGGTTGCTCACCGCCCGCCAGAACAGGCCGCGCAGGCGGAGACCGTCGGTGCCGAGGTCGTCGTGCACCGCGGTCAGCGCGACCCCGGGGGACGTCCCGAGCCGGGCCAGCTCGGCGTCGAGGGTGGGGGACCAGGGGACGGTGTCGAAGGGACCGTGCGCCGAGGCGAGGTAGGGCTCGTCGTCGGCGAACCCGCGCAGCACCGCGTTCGCCGCCCACGGGAAACGGCGCAGGTACTCGCCCGGCACGGCGTCGAGGAACAACCGGACGGCTTCGTCGTCGAGGAGGTCGAGGTAGGCGCGGCCGGAGCCGGTGGGCGTGCTCAGCGGGCGGACGGTGAACAGGTCCAGCTGCCACCGGCCCGCCGGCGGCGTCCACGTCCCGCCCGCGCGGGCCTGTTCCGTGAGATCCACCAGCGACCGGGGATCGCCGGAGCCCGCCGGGCGGGCGGTCGCGGCGACCAGGGGCAGGCCGCCGGCGGGCAGGTCGAAGGCGTCGAGTGCGGCGGCTGTGTCGAAGGTTTCGTCGTACAGCACCGTTCCGGCGGGGTCGCGGACGGTCAGGCGGTCCCACGAGGACCGCTGGCTCGCCACCGCGCGCACCCCGACGCGGCCGGTCGCGAAGGCGATGTCGGCCGGAGCCTGCGCGGTGCCGTCCAGCGTCACGGTGAGGTGCGTGCCCCGGATCCCCACGGCCAGGACGTGGTCCGCGCTCGCGTCGAAGCCCGGTACCGGGGTGCCGCTCCGGACGAGGGAGAACGCGCCACCGGTCTGCTGCCAGACGTCGACGGCGCCGTCGGCCCGTAGATCGGCGAGGACGCCGTCGCCTTCGCTCGCGCTGTGCACCATCAGCCCGGCGGTCGCGCTCTCGACGCGGACCTTCGCCTCGACGTCGTAGTCCTGCCACTGAGCGCCGTCGCGCAGCAGGGTGACGGCGTCGCGGACCGCCGCGTCGACGAGGAGCCGACCGTCCGAAACGGACAGTCCGCGGCTCACCAGCGGCACCGGAGCGCCGCCGGTGACGGTCAGGACCTGGTGCCCGACGCCCTTGAGCCGCAGATCCGGCCGCGGCGGGTAGACGCGGCCACCGACGGTCCCGCCGTCGACGACGAACCCGCCGGCGCGCCCGCTCGGGAAGTAGTCGTCGTTGAACAGCCAGAGGTGCATGCCGTGGCGCTGGGCTTCGCGGAGGGCGAATTCGATGATGGCGAACCAGTCTTCGCTGAAGAAGGCGGGCTTCAGGGCCGAGGTTTCGAAGGGGAAGAGGAGGACTTCGTGCACGCCCTGGCCGCGCAGGTCGGCGAGCCCGGCGGCGACGAGGTCCGGGGTGACGGTGCCGTTCCAGAACCACAGCACGGTGGGCCGCGAGTCGGGCCGCGGGTCGGCGAACCGGGCGGCGGGGAAACCGGCGGCTTTCGCTTCGCCGGTTCCGGCTTCGGTCGCGTCGGCGGCGGGGACCCGGATCGCCAGTCCGGTCGCGACGGTCGTCGCCGCGGCGAACGCGAGCAGCTGCCGCCGGGACAGGCCGCCGGCCACGATCCGCACCTCGTCGTGCTCGGGCATGGCGCTCCCTCTGCGTGTATTGAAACGATTCAATAAGGAAGTAACTTACGTGACCCAGGTCACGCCCGTCAAGGACCGTTCGATGGTGAACGCGGGGTACGGTCGCGGCCGTGGACCCTCTGGTGGTGACCTTGGCCGTCGACGAGCGTGCCCAGGCCGCGTGGAACGCCCTGCGGCGCAGGTGGTTCCCGCCCGAGCGGCTGGTCGTCGACGCCCACCTGACCCTGTTCCACGCCCTCCCCGGCGAGCGGTCGGCGACAGTGGTGGCGGACTGCGCCGAGATCGCGCGGGCCACCACCCCGTTCGCGGTGACGGTGGCCGGAGCGCGATCGCTCGGGCGCGGAGTCGCTCTCGACGTCGGCTCCCCGGAGCTGGGCCGGATGCACGCGGCGCTGCGGGCTCGATGGTCGGCGTGGCTGACGCGACAGGACGCGCAACCGTTCAAGCCACACGTGACGGTGCAGAACAAGGTGGGTCCCGAGGTGGCGGCGGAGACGCTGGCCGCGGTGCGCGCGGACCCCGGCCCGGCCGCGGCGACGGCGACCGGTGTGACCGTCTGGCGCTACCTCGGCGGCCCCTGGGACCTCATCGCGGTGGAGCGGTTCACCGCCTAGTGGGGAGTGTTGCGCGCGTACTCCGTCAGCTCGCCGCGGTTCTGCAGGTTCGACTTCGCCATCAGGCTCGCCACGTGCTTTTCCACCGTGCGCGGCGAAATGTGCAGCCGGCGGGCGATGTCCTTGTTCCCCATGTTGTCCGCCAGCAGCTGCAGCACCTCGTACTCGCGCACCGTCACCCCCGCCGATCGCAGGGTCGCCGGGAGGCGGTCGGAGCCCGTGCGGCGCTGGCCCACCGGGGCGCCGATCTTGCGCAGCAGGCCGCGGCACGCGCTCGCCACCGCCGTCACCTCGGCCTGGTGGAAGTACTCCTCGGCCTCCTTGAGCCACGTCACCGGGTCACCCCAGCCGTCGGCCGAGGCGGACTCCGCCACCATCCTCAAGCCCAGGTGCCTGCTCACCGGGAACGGGGCCGCCGCCTCGATCGCCGCGGCCACGGCGGAGTCGGCTCGGTCGAGGGCACCCGCGCGGCCGTGGCGGACCGCGTCGCCCAGCAGCACGAACTGGCGGTTCCAGCGCATCCCGCTCACCGCCGTCGGCGGCCGGGCCACCTCCGGCTCCGTCCCGTCGAGCGCCTCGATCAGCAGCCGCAGGCCGTGCTGGCCGGCCAGGTGGAAGCGGCTCGGCTGGCGCTCCTCCAGGGACAGCACCTGGGCCAGCTCGCGGCGGGCGCGTTCGGCGTCCTCTTCGAGCAGGGAACAGAACACCTGCGCCAGCCCGACGCTCAGCACCAGCTCCTGCGCCGTCGCGCCGCCCTCCGCGCGGAAGTCCTCGAGCGCGCGTTCCATCCGCGGCCGGTCCGCCTGGTGAGCGGCCACCATCGCGCGCGTCATGTGCGTGTACTGCAGCAGCGCGACCAGGCCGAGCCGGCCGAGCACCGCGAGGTTCTCGTCGAGGATCGTGTCGGCCTGCGCGAACTCGCCGCGCATCGCCGCGTGCACCGCGCGGCTCGCGTCGACCGCGCAGGTGAGCGTGATCGCGCCGGTGCGCTGGGCTTCCGCGCGGGCCAGGTCGAACGTCCGCACGTCGCCCTCGGCGAGCATCCGGTGCCCGCCGAGGCGGACCAGCACCTGGGTGCGCAGGTGCGTCAGCTGGTGCTGTTCGGCCAGCCGCCGCGCCAGCTGCAGGTAGCGCTCGGCCTCGGCCAGGTCCGTCTCCAGCGCCACCATGCCGAGCACCTGCAGCGCCTGGCACGACACGAAGGGCACGCCGGCGCGCTCGGCGACCTCCCACGCCTGCTCGGCCAGCTTCCGGGCCCGCTCGGTGTGCGCCGGGCCCGGGATGTCCAGCCACAGCGTCGCTTCGACGGCGTCCAGGCCGGCCTTCTGCTCTTCGGTGATCTCGCCGCCGAGCGGGGCGCGGGCCTGCTCGATCTGGTTGAGGCACTCGTCGTGCCGCCCGCCGATGTAGGCCGCCCACGCCAGCTGGATGTGCAGGTCGACCGCCCGCTCCAGGCGGCCGATCTCGGCGAAGCGGGCGGAGAACTCGACGGCCCGGTCGAACTGCCCGGTCTGCCCGAGCGCGTGCAGCAGCGTCTCCAGCGCGTCGGCCCGGTCGTCGGGGCTCGCCGTGGCCAGGAGGTCGACGGCGCGGGTCAGCATGGTCACCGCCGTGTCGGCCGCGCCGCCGTCGAGCGCCCGGCGGCCGGCCTCGGCGAACAGCCGCCCGGCGCCCGGGTGGTCCATCGCCGTCAGCCGCAGCGCCGCGGCCAGCGCGCACAGCTCGCCGGGCAGCCCGGGGTGCAGGAGCTCGACGGCGTCCGCGGCCCGGCGCGCCAGGGTGGCCTTCGTCGACGGCACGAGCCGGGCCAACAGGGCCTCGGCGGTGAGCGGGTGGCGGAAGGCGTACCAGCCGGGTGTCGTCTCGTCGGTGGTGACCAGGTGGGCGGCGACACTCGCGCTGATGTGGTTGTGCAGCATGCGGTCGTCCATGTCGGTGACCGCCTGCACCACCGACAGCGGGAACCGCCTGCCCAGCACGGCGGCGACCGAAAGCAGCGTCTCGCCGTCCGCACCGAGCGCGTCGACGCGGGCGGCGATGCTGCTGATCAGCGCCTCCGGCACGCGCGCCTGCAGCTCGCCGACGACCTGCCAGCCGCTCGCCCCGCCGACGAGCAGGCCGTCGCCGAGCATGCCGTGCAGCAGTTCCTCGACGACGAACGGCACGCCCTCGCTGTTCTGCCACAACAGGTTCGCGACGGCGGCCGGAACCGCGGCCGGCTCGGTCTCCAGGCAGGCGGCGGCGAACTCGCGGGTGCGCTCGGCATCGAGCCGGGCCAGTTCGAAGGTGTGGCTGGACGAGCGCTGCGCCGCCGCGGTCGCCAGCCGCCGCGCCTCACCCGGTTCGCCGCGCAGCGTGCCGATCAGCATGACCCGGCTCGACGCCAGGTTGTCGACGAGGTATTCGACGATGAAGAGCGTCTCGGCGTCGGCGTTGTGCAGGTCCTCCAGCACGATCAGGCAGCCGCCCTCGCGGCCCGCCACCGACAGCAGCCGGAATACGGCTTCGGCCAGCACGAGCAGGTTCCCGTTGTCGTGCGGCCGGTCGCCGCGGTACCAGTCGGGCACGAGCCGGGCGAGCACCGGGACCAGCGGGTCGAGTTCGGGAGCGGCGGGCGGGAGGCCACCTCGGAAGTGCGAAAGCAGGGCCTCGGCCAGCGGCCGGAACGGCACCATCGGGCCGATGGAGCTGGCTCGTCCGCGTAGCACGGGGAGCCCGGTCGCCAGTGCCCGCGAGGCGATGTCGGCGGCGAGCCGGGATTTCCCGATCCCGCCCTCGCCGACAAGGAAGAAGGCCCCACCGTGGTCGGTGCGGGCCTTCTCCAGAGCCTGGGACAGTGCGCCGAGCTCCCTGTCGCGTCCGATGAGACGCGTCGACCGGATGCCCATCGCGGTCACTATATCCGGAG
Proteins encoded in this window:
- a CDS encoding helix-turn-helix transcriptional regulator, whose product is MGIRSTRLIGRDRELGALSQALEKARTDHGGAFFLVGEGGIGKSRLAADIASRALATGLPVLRGRASSIGPMVPFRPLAEALLSHFRGGLPPAAPELDPLVPVLARLVPDWYRGDRPHDNGNLLVLAEAVFRLLSVAGREGGCLIVLEDLHNADAETLFIVEYLVDNLASSRVMLIGTLRGEPGEARRLATAAAQRSSSHTFELARLDAERTREFAAACLETEPAAVPAAVANLLWQNSEGVPFVVEELLHGMLGDGLLVGGASGWQVVGELQARVPEALISSIAARVDALGADGETLLSVAAVLGRRFPLSVVQAVTDMDDRMLHNHISASVAAHLVTTDETTPGWYAFRHPLTAEALLARLVPSTKATLARRAADAVELLHPGLPGELCALAAALRLTAMDHPGAGRLFAEAGRRALDGGAADTAVTMLTRAVDLLATASPDDRADALETLLHALGQTGQFDRAVEFSARFAEIGRLERAVDLHIQLAWAAYIGGRHDECLNQIEQARAPLGGEITEEQKAGLDAVEATLWLDIPGPAHTERARKLAEQAWEVAERAGVPFVSCQALQVLGMVALETDLAEAERYLQLARRLAEQHQLTHLRTQVLVRLGGHRMLAEGDVRTFDLARAEAQRTGAITLTCAVDASRAVHAAMRGEFAQADTILDENLAVLGRLGLVALLQYTHMTRAMVAAHQADRPRMERALEDFRAEGGATAQELVLSVGLAQVFCSLLEEDAERARRELAQVLSLEERQPSRFHLAGQHGLRLLIEALDGTEPEVARPPTAVSGMRWNRQFVLLGDAVRHGRAGALDRADSAVAAAIEAAAPFPVSRHLGLRMVAESASADGWGDPVTWLKEAEEYFHQAEVTAVASACRGLLRKIGAPVGQRRTGSDRLPATLRSAGVTVREYEVLQLLADNMGNKDIARRLHISPRTVEKHVASLMAKSNLQNRGELTEYARNTPH
- a CDS encoding glycosylhydrolase-like jelly roll fold domain-containing protein, with translation MPEHDEVRIVAGGLSRRQLLAFAAATTVATGLAIRVPAADATEAGTGEAKAAGFPAARFADPRPDSRPTVLWFWNGTVTPDLVAAGLADLRGQGVHEVLLFPFETSALKPAFFSEDWFAIIEFALREAQRHGMHLWLFNDDYFPSGRAGGFVVDGGTVGGRVYPPRPDLRLKGVGHQVLTVTGGAPVPLVSRGLSVSDGRLLVDAAVRDAVTLLRDGAQWQDYDVEAKVRVESATAGLMVHSASEGDGVLADLRADGAVDVWQQTGGAFSLVRSGTPVPGFDASADHVLAVGIRGTHLTVTLDGTAQAPADIAFATGRVGVRAVASQRSSWDRLTVRDPAGTVLYDETFDTAAALDAFDLPAGGLPLVAATARPAGSGDPRSLVDLTEQARAGGTWTPPAGRWQLDLFTVRPLSTPTGSGRAYLDLLDDEAVRLFLDAVPGEYLRRFPWAANAVLRGFADDEPYLASAHGPFDTVPWSPTLDAELARLGTSPGVALTAVHDDLGTDGLRLRGLFWRAVSNRFAAAYYRTQGTWMADHGVEFISNPLWDEYGPGEQLQSSGNLNANNQWAQLPGTDLIFDHYQRGYHRTLSRFPASTAHQLGLERVYLEAMGGTGWPVTPAFVREVVGAFAVRGVNHTLLHARFSDENQIVYPPPFQPANPWWPVSAPLNDWIGRLMEACRAPAAARTALLQPQRAAESTQDTPAMAVLDTAFLTAAHALEDVQVDFDLLDEGALDADPALVTHARPNGPKLVVGRQAYRIVVVPETPVLALGAVRTLTRFARGGGVVVVTGTPAAREAGGDDPGLRAALAELFATRSVTRAADPGRAAAAAVAAGGAAAALDPPHTDIRLLRLENRGEQAFVVVSERADTVELTATFPATGTPEVWDPDTGSAAPAGVWRKTGATTAVPLRLEPKAAVLVVFRGGREPLHAVSASAPVERIDGRGAIVRASGPGRVTVTATDGARTYSGAATVSDALASVPVSGDWTFRFDRPGAPVTTRPLGSWTDVDAGYSGSAWYETEFDVPAVPGRRWTLDLGEVHEVAEVEVNGQAGGSRLWPPYRVDVTAALRPGRNRVRVRVTNTGANARGQALASGLFGPVVLRPYRLVGVPLA
- a CDS encoding 2'-5' RNA ligase family protein; translated protein: MDPLVVTLAVDERAQAAWNALRRRWFPPERLVVDAHLTLFHALPGERSATVVADCAEIARATTPFAVTVAGARSLGRGVALDVGSPELGRMHAALRARWSAWLTRQDAQPFKPHVTVQNKVGPEVAAETLAAVRADPGPAAATATGVTVWRYLGGPWDLIAVERFTA